From Cellulomonas fimi ATCC 484, a single genomic window includes:
- a CDS encoding type VII secretion target encodes MNEVVVDTGAMRSHASAVDGIAARLAEAADASATMAMPDMAFGLLCSFLVPPATLVQSLAAGTVSGAASAMEGISSSITGAAEAYDAIDQFVQDSLSKITKAMR; translated from the coding sequence ATGAACGAGGTCGTCGTCGACACCGGCGCCATGCGCTCGCACGCGAGCGCGGTGGACGGGATCGCCGCCCGGCTCGCGGAGGCCGCCGACGCGTCCGCCACCATGGCGATGCCCGACATGGCCTTCGGCCTGCTGTGCTCCTTCCTCGTCCCGCCCGCGACGCTCGTGCAGTCGCTCGCCGCGGGGACCGTCTCGGGCGCGGCGAGCGCGATGGAGGGCATCTCCTCCTCGATCACGGGCGCCGCGGAGGCGTACGACGCGATCGACCAGTTCGTCCAGGACTCGCTGTCCAAGATCACCAAGGCGATGCGATGA
- a CDS encoding WXG100 family type VII secretion target — protein sequence MSLVAAVEGRPGLDECYKSLKIIGPASTSIGSAADGEWADLAGIGGAFTAAMDVVEFAIDPIASMAASVAGFLLDYMPPLPDMLDSIAGSPQAVEAKAHTWENVAGRVREVAAEYEAAVTSALAGWEGLAADAYQGFANVYRSGLTMVESISAGVGQAMLGASIVVGVVRSIVRDIIADLVGKLISWASQVAATVGIGATWVVPQAVTAIAIRVEKVREWLTKLTAGITKLLEMLNTANNALSAAVPALRNLRDVLETMPAAPASVVQGAGNLASSVPKLSEALYTATSASNSIARLNDAADRAGGDD from the coding sequence ATGAGCCTCGTCGCGGCCGTCGAGGGCCGCCCCGGGCTGGACGAGTGCTACAAGAGCCTGAAGATCATCGGCCCCGCCTCCACGTCGATCGGCTCGGCCGCCGACGGCGAGTGGGCCGACCTCGCGGGCATCGGCGGGGCGTTCACCGCCGCGATGGACGTGGTGGAGTTCGCCATCGACCCGATCGCGTCGATGGCGGCGAGCGTCGCGGGCTTCCTCCTGGACTACATGCCGCCGCTGCCGGACATGCTCGACTCCATCGCGGGCAGTCCTCAGGCCGTCGAGGCCAAGGCCCACACGTGGGAGAACGTCGCCGGGCGCGTGCGTGAGGTCGCCGCCGAGTACGAGGCCGCGGTGACGTCGGCCCTCGCCGGCTGGGAGGGCCTGGCCGCCGACGCCTACCAGGGGTTCGCGAACGTCTACCGGTCCGGCCTGACGATGGTCGAGTCGATCAGCGCGGGCGTCGGTCAGGCGATGCTGGGCGCGAGCATCGTCGTCGGCGTGGTGCGCAGCATCGTGCGCGACATCATCGCCGACCTCGTCGGCAAGCTGATCTCCTGGGCGTCGCAGGTCGCGGCGACCGTGGGCATCGGCGCGACGTGGGTCGTCCCGCAGGCCGTGACCGCGATCGCGATCCGCGTCGAGAAGGTCCGCGAGTGGCTCACGAAGCTCACCGCGGGCATCACCAAGCTCCTCGAGATGCTCAACACCGCGAACAACGCGCTGAGCGCCGCCGTGCCCGCGCTGCGCAACCTGCGCGACGTCCTCGAGACGATGCCCGCGGCGCCCGCGAGCGTCGTGCAGGGTGCCGGGAACCTCGCCAGCAGCGTGCCCAAGCTGTCCGAGGCGCTGTACACGGCGACGAGCGCCTCGAACTCCATCGCGCGTCTCAACGACGCCGCCGACCGCGCCGGAGGCGACGACTGA
- the rlmB gene encoding 23S rRNA (guanosine(2251)-2'-O)-methyltransferase RlmB, with amino-acid sequence MAGNSQRRGATRKAGSKKGASVGTGGHSRKALEGKGPTPKAEDRVYHVAHKKKVAAEKRAVAGQGRSGQRSASASRSASGGRGGRTSSTHEIVSGRNSVVEALRAGIPVSTVYLAARLEADDRTREIVSTAAEAGYPLLEVSRTELDRLTDGSVHQGVAIQVPPYAYADEEDLLDAAEVSGRPALVVALDGVTDPRNLGAVLRSAGAFGAHGVLVPERRAAGVTASAWKVSAGAAARVPVARVTNLVRTLQAYKEAGVFVVGLDGGGDQSVAELAFAEDPLVLVVGSEGKGLSRLVREQCDAIASIPIASAVESLNAGVAAGIALYEVARRRGEA; translated from the coding sequence ATGGCCGGCAACTCCCAGCGCCGCGGCGCGACCCGCAAGGCGGGCTCCAAGAAGGGCGCCTCCGTCGGCACCGGCGGGCACAGCCGCAAGGCGCTCGAGGGCAAGGGCCCCACCCCGAAGGCCGAGGACCGCGTCTACCACGTCGCGCACAAGAAGAAGGTCGCCGCCGAGAAGCGCGCCGTCGCCGGTCAGGGCCGGTCCGGCCAGCGCTCGGCGTCCGCGTCGCGCAGCGCGTCCGGCGGTCGCGGCGGTCGCACCTCGTCGACCCACGAGATCGTCTCGGGCCGCAACTCCGTGGTCGAGGCGCTGCGCGCCGGCATCCCGGTGTCGACCGTGTACCTCGCCGCCCGGCTCGAGGCCGACGACCGCACGCGCGAGATCGTCTCCACCGCCGCCGAGGCCGGCTACCCGCTGCTCGAGGTGTCCCGGACCGAGCTCGACCGGCTCACCGACGGGTCCGTGCACCAGGGCGTCGCGATCCAGGTGCCGCCCTACGCCTACGCCGACGAGGAGGACCTGCTCGACGCCGCCGAGGTGTCGGGGCGGCCCGCGCTCGTCGTCGCGCTCGACGGCGTCACCGACCCGCGCAACCTCGGGGCGGTGCTCCGCTCCGCCGGGGCGTTCGGCGCGCACGGGGTGCTCGTGCCCGAGCGTCGGGCTGCAGGCGTCACCGCGTCCGCGTGGAAGGTGTCCGCGGGTGCCGCCGCACGCGTGCCGGTCGCCCGCGTGACGAACCTCGTGCGGACCCTGCAGGCGTACAAGGAGGCGGGCGTGTTCGTCGTCGGGCTCGACGGCGGCGGCGACCAGAGCGTCGCCGAGCTCGCGTTCGCCGAGGACCCGCTGGTGCTCGTCGTCGGCTCCGAGGGCAAGGGCCTGTCGCGGCTCGTGCGCGAGCAGTGCGACGCGATCGCGTCGATCCCCATCGCGTCCGCCGTGGAGTCGCTCAACGCGGGCGTCGCCGCGGGCATCGCCCTCTACGAGGTCGCCCGCCGCCGCGGCGAGGCCTGA
- a CDS encoding YbaB/EbfC family nucleoid-associated protein — protein MSDVGRLHAQVESTLEAAFAAAARAAEVTEQVSRLVGQGTDPQQVVRVRVDHRGLLSDVQVTAAATQDGTDGLRTAVLAAYQAAVADVQEQAAPIQAQLAGPRVDLTDSSLLDQYDAVLKGGAR, from the coding sequence ATGTCCGACGTCGGACGACTGCACGCGCAGGTCGAGAGCACGCTGGAGGCCGCGTTCGCGGCAGCGGCGCGCGCCGCGGAGGTGACCGAGCAGGTGTCGCGGCTCGTGGGTCAGGGCACCGACCCCCAGCAGGTCGTGCGCGTCCGCGTCGACCACCGGGGGCTGCTGAGCGACGTGCAGGTGACGGCCGCCGCGACGCAGGACGGCACCGACGGGCTGCGCACCGCGGTCCTCGCCGCGTACCAGGCGGCCGTCGCGGACGTGCAGGAGCAGGCCGCGCCCATCCAGGCGCAGCTCGCCGGCCCGCGCGTCGACCTCACGGACTCCTCGCTGCTCGACCAGTACGACGCCGTCCTGAAGGGAGGGGCCCGATGA
- a CDS encoding DUF4032 domain-containing protein, with protein MSPTPQRLQITAANPDPALLDLPWQVPLEDWPAETLAALPRGISRHIVRFVRLSGRVIAVKEIGETVAYREYELLRQLDRIDVPSVVPVGVITGRRDPDGEPLEAVLITEHLQFSLPYRSLFSQSLRPDTATRLIDALAVLLVRLHLAGFYWGDVSLSNTLFRRDAETFAAYLVDAETGDLHDRLTDGQREYDLEVARVNIIGELMDLQAGEFLEEDVDAVAIGNALADRYRELWRALTETESFGYGERWRVQARIDRLNDLGFDVGELDITTDVDGTSVQIQPKVVDAGHHSRRLMRLTGLDVQENQARRLLNDLDEYRAATDRQREDEAFVAHDWLTEVFEPAVRSVPKDLRRKLEPAQVFHELLDHRWYLSQQQGRDVPMPEVVKSYVRNILPTRPDEDAILGIQSGDLRDTDLLPRVDEDEIIG; from the coding sequence ATGAGCCCGACGCCGCAGCGCCTGCAGATCACCGCGGCCAACCCGGACCCCGCGCTCCTCGACCTGCCCTGGCAGGTCCCGCTGGAGGACTGGCCGGCCGAGACGCTCGCCGCGCTCCCCCGCGGCATCTCGCGGCACATCGTGCGGTTCGTGCGACTGTCCGGCCGGGTGATCGCGGTCAAGGAGATCGGCGAGACCGTCGCCTACCGGGAGTACGAGCTGCTGCGTCAGCTCGACCGGATCGACGTCCCGAGCGTCGTGCCCGTCGGCGTGATCACCGGCCGGCGCGACCCGGACGGCGAGCCGCTCGAGGCCGTGCTCATCACCGAGCACCTGCAGTTCTCGCTGCCGTACCGCTCGCTGTTCAGCCAGTCGCTGCGCCCCGACACCGCCACGCGGCTCATCGACGCGCTCGCCGTGCTGCTGGTCCGCCTGCACCTCGCGGGCTTCTACTGGGGCGACGTGTCGCTCTCGAACACCCTGTTCCGCCGCGACGCCGAGACGTTCGCCGCGTACCTCGTGGACGCCGAGACGGGCGACCTGCACGACCGGCTGACCGACGGGCAGCGCGAGTACGACCTCGAGGTCGCGCGCGTCAACATCATCGGCGAGCTCATGGACCTGCAGGCGGGCGAGTTCCTCGAGGAGGACGTCGACGCGGTCGCGATCGGCAACGCGCTCGCGGACCGGTACCGCGAGCTGTGGCGCGCGCTCACCGAGACCGAGTCGTTCGGGTACGGCGAGCGGTGGCGCGTGCAGGCGCGCATCGACCGGCTCAACGACCTGGGCTTCGACGTCGGCGAGCTCGACATCACGACCGACGTCGACGGCACGTCCGTGCAGATCCAGCCGAAGGTCGTGGACGCGGGCCACCACTCGCGCCGGCTCATGCGCCTGACGGGCCTCGACGTGCAGGAGAACCAGGCCCGCCGCCTGCTCAACGACCTCGACGAGTACCGCGCGGCGACCGACCGGCAGCGCGAGGACGAGGCGTTCGTCGCGCACGACTGGCTGACGGAGGTGTTCGAGCCCGCGGTGCGCAGCGTCCCGAAGGACCTGCGCCGCAAGCTCGAGCCCGCGCAGGTGTTCCACGAGCTGCTCGACCACCGGTGGTACCTGTCGCAGCAGCAGGGCCGCGACGTGCCGATGCCGGAGGTCGTGAAGAGCTACGTCCGCAACATCCTGCCGACCCGGCCGGACGAGGACGCGATCCTCGGCATCCAGTCGGGCGACCTCCGCGACACCGACCTGCTCCCGCGCGTCGACGAGGACGAGATCATCGGCTGA
- a CDS encoding YbaB/EbfC family nucleoid-associated protein has protein sequence MTPHPPLQDPSEALAMLASWEKQGADQLARAQTVGAAVESVRVTEWSPGREVAVTVDHAGLLADVQFTDRALAASPLSLGLTITATVRRALARLEAEVEEAVVAAVGEDDPLGRSAVQHYRTALGTARDA, from the coding sequence ATGACCCCGCACCCGCCGCTGCAGGACCCGTCCGAGGCGCTCGCGATGCTCGCGTCCTGGGAGAAGCAGGGGGCGGACCAGCTCGCCCGCGCGCAGACGGTCGGCGCAGCCGTCGAGTCGGTGCGCGTGACCGAGTGGTCGCCCGGCCGCGAGGTGGCCGTCACGGTGGACCACGCGGGCCTGCTCGCCGACGTGCAGTTCACGGACCGCGCGCTCGCGGCGAGCCCGCTGTCGCTCGGGCTGACGATCACCGCGACCGTGCGCCGTGCGCTCGCGCGGCTCGAGGCCGAGGTCGAGGAGGCCGTGGTCGCCGCCGTCGGCGAGGACGACCCGCTCGGCCGCTCGGCGGTCCAGCACTACCGCACGGCGCTCGGCACGGCGCGCGACGCCTGA
- the cysS gene encoding cysteine--tRNA ligase, whose product MSLRLYDTATRTVRDFVPLTAGEVGIYLCGATVQAPPHVGHVRSSVAFDVLVRWLRRTGHRVTLVRNVTDIDDKILAKAAAAGEPWWAWAMTNERAFTSAYDALGVLPPTYEPRATGHVPAMVELMTRLVERGHAYAAGEGDVYFDVRSFPDYGALTNQRVDDMVPAPDGAPDGVVKKDPRDFALWKAAKPGEPETAAWDTPYGRGRPGWHLECSAMARRYLGDGFDIHGGGLDLRFPHHENEQAQSHAAGYPFARYWLHNGWVTQGGTKMSKSLGNGLLVDVVLQQVRAVVVRYAMTTVQYRSMLEWTDDTLREAEAAWDRLAGFVERATERVGAVDAEEVAAAPVPQDFADAMDDDLNVPKAMAVVHEWLRQGNSALADDALDDVRATLVGLRAMLDVLGLDPGSPQWATRGGDERYAKALDALVAGQVEARAAARAARDFATADAIRDRLTAAGVVVEDSPTGARWSLRPEA is encoded by the coding sequence GTGAGCCTGCGCCTGTACGACACTGCGACCCGCACGGTGCGCGACTTCGTCCCCCTGACGGCGGGCGAGGTCGGCATCTACCTGTGCGGCGCGACCGTGCAGGCGCCGCCGCACGTGGGCCACGTCCGCTCGAGCGTGGCGTTCGACGTCCTGGTCCGCTGGCTGCGCCGCACCGGGCACCGCGTGACGCTCGTCCGCAACGTCACCGACATCGACGACAAGATCCTCGCGAAGGCGGCCGCCGCGGGTGAGCCGTGGTGGGCGTGGGCCATGACGAACGAGCGTGCGTTCACGTCCGCGTACGACGCGCTCGGCGTCCTGCCGCCCACCTACGAGCCGCGCGCGACCGGCCACGTGCCCGCGATGGTCGAGCTCATGACCCGGCTCGTCGAGCGCGGGCACGCGTACGCGGCAGGGGAGGGCGACGTGTACTTCGACGTGCGCTCGTTCCCCGACTACGGCGCGCTGACCAACCAGCGTGTCGACGACATGGTGCCCGCGCCCGACGGAGCCCCCGACGGCGTCGTCAAGAAGGACCCGCGCGACTTCGCGCTGTGGAAGGCCGCGAAGCCCGGCGAGCCGGAGACGGCGGCGTGGGACACCCCGTACGGCCGCGGGCGGCCCGGCTGGCACCTCGAGTGCTCCGCCATGGCGCGCCGCTACCTCGGGGACGGGTTCGACATCCACGGCGGCGGCCTCGACCTGCGGTTCCCGCACCACGAGAACGAGCAGGCGCAGTCGCACGCCGCCGGGTACCCGTTCGCGCGGTACTGGCTGCACAACGGCTGGGTCACGCAGGGCGGCACCAAGATGAGCAAGTCGCTCGGCAACGGGCTGCTCGTCGACGTCGTGCTGCAGCAGGTCCGGGCCGTCGTCGTCCGCTACGCGATGACGACCGTGCAGTACCGCTCGATGCTCGAGTGGACCGACGACACCCTCCGCGAGGCCGAGGCGGCGTGGGACCGGCTCGCCGGGTTCGTCGAGCGCGCCACCGAGCGCGTGGGCGCCGTCGACGCCGAGGAGGTCGCGGCCGCCCCCGTTCCCCAGGACTTCGCGGACGCGATGGACGACGACCTCAACGTGCCGAAGGCCATGGCCGTCGTCCACGAGTGGCTCAGGCAGGGCAACTCGGCGCTCGCGGACGACGCGCTCGACGACGTCCGGGCGACCCTCGTCGGCCTGCGCGCGATGCTCGACGTGCTCGGCCTCGACCCGGGCAGCCCGCAGTGGGCCACTCGTGGCGGGGACGAGCGCTACGCGAAGGCGCTCGACGCCCTCGTCGCGGGCCAGGTCGAGGCGCGCGCCGCGGCCCGTGCCGCGCGCGACTTCGCCACCGCCGACGCGATCCGCGACCGGCTCACCGCCGCCGGCGTGGTCGTCGAGGACTCACCCACGGGGGCCCGCTGGTCCCTGCGACCCGAGGCCTGA
- a CDS encoding PQQ-binding-like beta-propeller repeat protein, whose amino-acid sequence MPGRMQDVHLVEDDPLDPAPTGDLPRPPRPRWQPALRPALAGVLAVALALTGTQLVLDARERARVAELADVRGVLRPLDPGVGVRWEAAAADAAVVESGTAVGDVVVGVAPLPGPRVEVRALDDRTGVLRWSRELDLPTPAMSPSAAEPATWTACTPLVADDGSSSHPAVGCLAQQPGGDTGPAPQVAVWFLDAADGTLLSSRRLPGSAAFSVLGGLFLAAERVDERAGSARWRLTAQDPSGRTAWTFTTPRVPATRDSDVPADLWSTSYASLDARGERVLLSVGTSSWLLDAGGALQRRDPVEVAWWPELARGGVVVHSTWSQDGEPRARVLLPDGRPVDVRSAPLWLSVDDGSAPGAVLFSTRAGRRDGTAATVSALDASSGAVRWRVTGLEASAAVLLRGRLYLTGPDGLAAVDASTGRVLWTTPLERPADELATDGRWLLLRGPGPVVEAYATADGQRAWRADLSGAVDAGTDLRVGWQVPHLYAVRPDGTVAVLG is encoded by the coding sequence ATGCCCGGCCGGATGCAGGACGTGCATCTCGTCGAGGACGACCCCCTGGACCCGGCCCCGACGGGCGACCTGCCGCGACCGCCCCGGCCCCGGTGGCAGCCCGCGCTGCGCCCCGCGCTGGCCGGCGTGCTCGCGGTCGCGCTCGCCCTCACGGGCACGCAGCTCGTGCTCGACGCACGGGAACGGGCCCGGGTCGCGGAGCTCGCGGACGTGCGCGGCGTGCTGCGCCCGCTCGACCCCGGCGTGGGGGTGCGGTGGGAGGCCGCGGCGGCCGACGCGGCCGTCGTCGAGTCGGGCACGGCGGTCGGCGACGTCGTCGTGGGCGTGGCGCCGTTGCCGGGGCCCCGCGTCGAGGTGCGGGCGCTCGACGACCGCACGGGGGTGCTGCGCTGGTCGCGCGAGCTCGACCTCCCGACGCCCGCGATGTCGCCGAGCGCCGCCGAGCCCGCGACGTGGACCGCATGCACGCCGCTCGTCGCCGACGACGGGTCCTCCTCGCACCCGGCGGTGGGCTGCCTCGCGCAGCAGCCCGGCGGCGACACGGGTCCGGCGCCGCAGGTGGCGGTCTGGTTCCTCGACGCCGCGGACGGCACGCTGCTGTCGTCGCGACGCCTGCCCGGCAGCGCCGCGTTCTCCGTGCTCGGCGGGCTGTTCCTCGCGGCCGAGCGGGTCGACGAGCGCGCCGGGTCCGCCCGCTGGCGGCTCACCGCGCAGGACCCGTCGGGCCGCACGGCGTGGACGTTCACCACGCCTCGCGTCCCGGCGACGCGCGACTCCGACGTCCCCGCCGACCTGTGGTCGACGTCGTACGCGTCGCTGGACGCCCGCGGCGAGCGCGTCCTGCTCTCGGTCGGCACGTCGTCCTGGCTGCTCGACGCCGGCGGCGCGCTGCAGCGGCGGGACCCGGTCGAGGTCGCGTGGTGGCCCGAGCTCGCCCGCGGCGGCGTCGTCGTGCACTCCACGTGGTCGCAGGACGGCGAGCCCCGTGCGCGCGTCCTGCTGCCCGACGGGCGGCCCGTGGACGTGCGGTCCGCGCCCCTGTGGCTCTCGGTCGACGACGGGTCCGCGCCCGGCGCCGTGCTCTTCTCGACCCGCGCGGGACGCCGCGACGGCACGGCGGCCACCGTGTCGGCGCTCGACGCGTCGTCGGGCGCGGTGCGCTGGCGGGTCACGGGCCTGGAGGCGAGCGCGGCGGTGCTGCTGCGCGGCCGGCTGTACCTGACAGGGCCGGACGGCCTCGCGGCGGTCGACGCCTCGACGGGCCGCGTGCTGTGGACCACGCCGCTCGAGCGGCCCGCCGACGAGCTCGCGACCGACGGCCGGTGGCTCCTGCTGCGGGGGCCCGGCCCGGTGGTCGAGGCCTACGCGACGGCCGACGGGCAGCGTGCGTGGCGCGCCGACCTGTCCGGCGCCGTGGACGCCGGCACCGACCTGCGCGTGGGGTGGCAGGTGCCGCACCTGTACGCGGTGCGGCCCGACGGCACGGTCGCCGTCCTGGGCTGA
- a CDS encoding DUF3592 domain-containing protein yields MTKPAIPYVDDRPVRFVLVDTVEETAELPRQVVLADRPTGARTTLAVVLGLAVALCVIGSFGADAVRERVDAWGGGAALASVVVGLVLCVVNWRRGSWLLYPVALVIGLPALLVLGAPTVGVVAAVVVLGGGAVAARLGDRARDRRWARLSHLLTSSRREIAHVTALHSESVPNAARVRYTVSVEAPSLPGHGWAFTELSSARFDPRVGDPVTVWYDPSDPAVAVVVAASAQVGRARPPQS; encoded by the coding sequence GTGACGAAGCCCGCGATCCCGTACGTCGACGACCGTCCGGTCCGGTTCGTGCTCGTCGACACCGTCGAGGAGACAGCCGAGCTGCCGCGGCAGGTCGTGCTCGCCGACCGGCCCACCGGTGCGCGCACGACGCTGGCGGTCGTCCTGGGTCTGGCCGTCGCGCTGTGCGTGATCGGGAGCTTCGGCGCCGACGCCGTGCGCGAGCGCGTCGACGCCTGGGGCGGCGGTGCGGCCCTCGCGTCGGTGGTGGTCGGCCTCGTGCTGTGCGTCGTCAACTGGAGGCGCGGGTCCTGGCTGCTGTACCCGGTCGCGCTCGTGATCGGCCTGCCCGCGCTGCTCGTCCTCGGCGCCCCGACGGTCGGCGTCGTGGCTGCGGTGGTCGTCCTCGGCGGCGGTGCGGTCGCAGCACGGCTCGGCGACCGCGCCCGCGACCGCCGCTGGGCGCGCCTGTCGCACCTCCTGACGAGCAGCCGGCGGGAGATCGCGCACGTCACCGCGCTGCACTCCGAGTCGGTGCCCAACGCGGCCCGCGTGAGGTACACGGTGAGCGTCGAGGCCCCCTCGCTCCCGGGGCACGGCTGGGCGTTCACCGAGCTCAGCTCGGCCCGGTTCGACCCGCGCGTCGGCGACCCGGTGACGGTGTGGTACGACCCCTCGGACCCGGCCGTGGCGGTCGTCGTCGCGGCGTCGGCGCAGGTGGGCCGGGCGCGGCCGCCCCAGTCCTGA
- the otsB gene encoding trehalose-phosphatase yields the protein MSEPSTGTPSARPDASVPSLHAALADVLADPHARPLLVALDFDGTLAPLQDDPQLSRILPAGVDVLARLAAADGVELALVSGRAMADLHALAEVPPGTFLVGSHGAERARVTRFGLDRDVVQLTDEQADRLATLGAQAAQVARGRDGVWVETKPTAVVVHTRLAEPDVAEPAEAEAVALGERLGSGVLHGKDVVEISVLHASKGEALQALRGELGAPVVLYAGDDVTDEHAFAALGDRDLTVKVGAGTTVARFRLDSPETVVSALAHLARTLGA from the coding sequence ATGTCTGAGCCCTCGACCGGCACCCCGTCCGCCCGGCCCGACGCGAGCGTGCCCTCGCTGCACGCGGCACTCGCCGACGTCCTCGCCGACCCGCACGCGCGCCCGCTGCTCGTCGCGCTCGACTTCGACGGCACGCTCGCACCCCTGCAGGACGACCCGCAGCTGTCCCGGATCCTGCCCGCGGGCGTCGACGTGCTCGCCCGGCTCGCGGCAGCCGACGGCGTGGAGCTCGCGCTCGTGTCCGGCCGCGCGATGGCCGACCTGCACGCGCTCGCCGAGGTGCCGCCGGGCACGTTCCTCGTCGGCAGCCACGGCGCGGAGCGCGCCCGGGTGACCCGGTTCGGGCTCGACCGGGACGTCGTCCAGCTCACCGACGAGCAGGCGGACCGGCTCGCGACGCTCGGCGCGCAGGCCGCGCAGGTCGCCCGCGGCCGCGACGGCGTGTGGGTCGAGACGAAGCCGACGGCCGTCGTCGTGCACACGCGCCTCGCCGAGCCGGACGTCGCGGAGCCCGCCGAGGCGGAGGCCGTCGCGCTCGGCGAGCGGCTGGGCTCCGGCGTGCTGCACGGCAAGGACGTCGTCGAGATCTCCGTGCTGCACGCGAGCAAGGGCGAGGCGCTGCAGGCGCTGCGCGGCGAGCTCGGCGCACCCGTCGTGCTGTACGCGGGCGACGACGTGACCGACGAGCATGCGTTCGCGGCCCTCGGCGACCGCGACCTGACCGTCAAGGTCGGCGCCGGCACCACCGTGGCCCGCTTCCGCCTCGACTCGCCGGAGACGGTCGTGTCGGCTCTCGCGCACCTGGCGCGCACGCTCGGGGCCTGA
- a CDS encoding ABC transporter ATP-binding protein: MATVTFDKATRVYPGTERPAVDALDLHIEDGEFLVLVGPSGCGKSTSLRMLAGLEDVNAGRILIGDRDVTDVQPKDRDIAMVFQNYALYPHMTVADNMGFALKIAGTPKADIRARVEEAAKILDLSQYLDRKPKALSGGQRQRVAMGRAIVRQPQVFLMDEPLSNLDAKLRVQTRTQIASLQRRLGVTTVYVTHDQTEALTMGDRIAVLKDGLLQQVGTPRDMYDTPANVFVAGFIGSPAMNIATVPVLEGAAQLGRARVSLPRDVITKFTESDKNHITLGFRPEALEVVPQGTPDAIPVIVNIVEELGSDAFLYASLTNEFGGAEAVHSGAGDAQIIVRIDPRGVPAKGETVWVRIREGQQHLFHAGSGERIAV; encoded by the coding sequence ATGGCTACGGTCACGTTCGACAAGGCGACCCGGGTCTACCCGGGCACGGAGCGCCCCGCGGTGGACGCGCTCGACCTGCACATCGAGGACGGCGAGTTCCTCGTCCTCGTCGGCCCCTCGGGCTGCGGCAAGTCCACGTCGCTCCGCATGCTGGCGGGCCTCGAGGACGTCAACGCGGGCCGCATCCTCATCGGCGACCGGGACGTCACGGACGTCCAGCCGAAGGACCGCGACATCGCGATGGTCTTCCAGAACTACGCGCTGTACCCGCACATGACGGTCGCCGACAACATGGGCTTCGCGCTCAAGATCGCCGGCACGCCGAAGGCGGACATCCGCGCCCGTGTCGAGGAGGCCGCCAAGATCCTCGACCTCTCGCAGTACCTCGACCGCAAGCCGAAGGCCCTCTCGGGTGGTCAGCGTCAGCGTGTCGCCATGGGTCGCGCCATCGTGCGTCAGCCCCAGGTGTTCCTCATGGACGAGCCGCTGTCGAACCTCGACGCCAAGCTCCGCGTCCAGACCCGTACGCAGATCGCGTCGCTGCAGCGTCGTCTCGGCGTCACCACGGTGTACGTCACGCACGACCAGACCGAGGCCCTCACCATGGGCGACCGCATCGCGGTCCTCAAGGACGGTCTGCTCCAGCAGGTCGGCACGCCGCGCGACATGTACGACACCCCGGCGAACGTCTTCGTCGCCGGCTTCATCGGCTCCCCGGCCATGAACATCGCGACCGTCCCGGTCCTCGAGGGTGCCGCGCAGCTCGGCCGCGCGCGCGTCTCGCTGCCGCGCGACGTCATCACGAAGTTCACCGAGTCGGACAAGAACCACATCACGCTGGGCTTCCGTCCCGAGGCGCTCGAGGTCGTCCCGCAGGGCACCCCGGACGCGATCCCGGTCATCGTCAACATCGTCGAGGAGCTCGGCTCGGACGCGTTCCTCTACGCGTCGCTGACGAACGAGTTCGGCGGTGCCGAGGCCGTGCACTCCGGTGCCGGTGACGCGCAGATCATCGTCCGCATCGACCCGCGCGGCGTGCCCGCCAAGGGCGAGACGGTCTGGGTGCGCATCCGCGAGGGCCAGCAGCACCTGTTCCACGCGGGCTCGGGCGAGCGCATCGCCGTCTGA